The genomic interval TATGGCTTTCTAGTTGGGAGAGACGTTGCTCAAGGAGTGGAAATGACATTTTATACTGAGGAGGAGCAAACTCAGGATTATCTTTTTAAGATTGTCTTGGTTGGTGATTCAGCTGTGGGGAAATCAAACTTGCTTGCTAGATTTGCAAGAAATGAATTTTACGCTAATTCTAAATCAACTATTGGGGTAGAGTTCCAAACTCAGAAAATGGATATCGATGGAAAAGAAGTCAAGGCACAAATCTGGGACACAGCCGGTCAGGAGCGTTTCAGGGCAGTTACATCTGCGTATTATAGGGGGGCAGTTGGAGCTCTTCTGGTCTATGATATTAGTAGGCGTCAGACATTCGGTAACATTGGCAGATGGCTTAATGAACTTCACAGTAAGTACTGATCAAACTATTTTGATCCATTTGTTTGTGCTTCCTTGCAaaagtgatttttgtttttagcaACAAAATTTTGGGACTTACGACCCCGTGAATCAATCAAGATAGAACAACTTTTTAGACCATGTGCatgttaataatattacattCAATTACTATTTACTTCTTTGGGTTTGTGTTATTAAGTTGTTTACTTGGAAGATGAATATTTGGTGTCTTGTTGGTGGATATCTGCATATGAGAAatacattaataattaatgcgtGGGTTGGTTAATGAAATCAAGATAGCTGTATTGGGTTGTTTGCTATCGTTACGGAAGCTGTACTGATGCTTATTCACGCTATTGAAATTTCAAGTACTGTTCAAATTGAAACTTTAGCAGTTCATTGGCATCCAGATGTTTGATCTTGCTTTATAATACTGATATAGTagtgtttttattatttacagATTCATGCGTATGCGGGTTTGTTTAAGTGTCCTTGGATACCATGATCATGTTACATCTACTCTTACCTAGATTGAGGAACCAGGGTTGATTTGTGTTCCTTTGATTGTTCAACAGCTCACTCTGACATGAATGTAGTTACTGTACTCGTTGGGAACAAATCTGATCTTAAAGATGCGAGGGAGGTTTCCACAGCTGAAGGCAAGGCCTTAGCTGAAGAACAGGGTTTGTTTTTCATAGAAACTTCAGCTCTTGACTCTTCAAATGTAGTTGCTGCCTTCCAAATTGTTGTGAAAGAGATTTATAATATCTTGAGCCGGAAAGTAATACAAACACAAGAGAACAAGAAACAGGATGCTACATGGGCCGGAAATGGTAAGACTGTTGTTTTAGAGGAAGATGGGAACCAAGAGCCAGGTCAAACTACAAAAGCTGGGTGTTGTTCATCTTAAAGCGACTAAGTTTGTTAGTGCCAGTCTGAGTCCCTTATATCTTTTCCTGTACTGCTTGTTCTCCCTCGCCCTAATTTCACTCTTCAAGGTTTTAGCTGTTTCTTCCATCATGTGTAATTCATATCCCTGTTGCTTCCAAAATGTTgcaacatttattttttctggttttcttgttcttttctttcttttctttctggGTTATCAGGAGAAAGTGGAGTAGAAATTGTAGATGACTTGAAGgggataaaatgattttgttgtaaAGTTGAATGAGTTTCAGTATCTTGATTCCTTAGCTGTCTAAATCTGagtcttgttttcttttatttcttcacaTGATTTCATGTTCAGGGCTTTGTTCGCTTTCCTTTTTGTTGGTCTTATAGTGGGGTTGATGCCTGATCATATGATCACGTGCACAATGTGAGTACTCTTTTACACTTATTGGAGGGTCCTTTCTTTTTCTAGTCAGGCTGATGTGCATCTTTAGTGCAGATTTTGTACCCTAATCAATCTTGGGTAAACATATTGAGCCGTGAAGCCTATCACTGCAAAATTATAGATCGGAGAGTCCGCGTCCTGTCAATTACACTTGCTCTTGAGATGTTAATTCCGCATCTAACTTAGAATCATTAGTTTAGGCATTATtggtttcctttttcttctccttttttggGGAGGTGTGACACCGCGACATTTATTAATCAATAGATTCAGTAAAGAAGTTTTTATTATCTGTCATATCTAGGTAGATGCCAATAATGTGCCGAACTATTGCATTGTAGTTGAGGAATGATTCATTAGTAAGGTAACAGAATCATAACAAATGTCATTTGTGAATGTCTCAATCAAATGGGTGAATAGATTAACACCCATATGAATGTGGGGGCTTGGAGAAGAGTTGTACCACCAAAGAATTCTATTCCTTATTTGGGACATATGATGAAAGTGATGTGAAAGTTGTCTCAAACCTATCTCTTTGTGAATCTACACATTCAGGACAATTTCAGCAATTCTCCCTATCCAAATTGTAACCCACAGGATCAATGTATCCATTATGCTCCATTTGGTGGTCTCTTGAGGAAAAACGAATGGACCCACATTCCATTGATGGCCAAATTTCCTCTTTAGTCATTGTCATCCACTTTTCAGGAAAAATGGCATCGGCTGCTAAGTGTAAGTCATCATGTTGCATGACCCTTTTGGGGATTCAGTTTcttgtagaatagaatagaatagctAGCATGAAGTGGTTAGGCTGCCAGTTGGATACAGCCACAACCCAGCCCACTGCTCCATCTGCAATTCTTAGGGGTCATAGTTATAATCATTAATTCAGTCActtcaccatcatcatcatatttgagttgGCGCAGTGGATCCAGTAGATTCCAATAGTTGAAGCTATGAAATATGGAAACCAAGACAATAATTGGGGAAAAAGAagatctcagaataccaaggAAAAATGTATCTCATATTAGACAATTTATTCTTGGGGGACCCCAGATGAGCATCCGTTTTGGAAACAGACAGTTGTTTCATGCAATTTGCCAACAACAAAACCCACCCATAAAGGGAAAGAAACTAAAACAACAATAATTGACTGGAAACTAGCAAACCTTGCTGGATACAGAACAGAAGCTTAAAAAGGGGAAAAAGAGAAAACCTccgcttctttttttttttcttctctttctgttCTCATGTCACTAGAGATGCATGATACAGTAAAGCAAGCTGATTTACATCTCAGTTCTTAGGAATGAAAACCGCTTTTCAGAAAACTCAAGCTCAAACTGAAAACGAAACCCTTGTAGCTACTTGCTCTGAGATGAGGTCTATAAAACAGGTGCGTCGGTTAGCTCTTTTCAAACTACTATCAAACTGAAAAATCTCTCACCAATGATACTATACATCATTCACAGTCCATATGGTAAAACTGATCGATCGTCTTCCTCCGCCTACAATAACATTCTGGCATCCTCTTCCCTATGCAGCAATTCCTGAAGCAAAAGATACAAGAAATGCATAAGTACAGAAAACATCAATTTGGACCTCAAACTAATGGTGTTTTAACAGTGTGTGTAGTGAATCACAGTACCCGATACTCCTGATACAGCCAAACCTaatcctcttcctctttttcttggTTAACTTAACAGCCACCGGAAATAATCTTAAAAGAGCACAAAAACTATATATGCTGGCCCTTGGCTATCCTGAGTCTGATAAactaatatttgtattttcacTAGTAAAATTATAGCAGAGGAATCAAGAAAACAACTACTACCATTTACATGATAAATAATTCAGCAGCAGATGCACCATACAGTTTAGACCTCCTCAAGGGTAAGCTCATGCGTATAATTTTTAAGGTCACTGAATTGCAGAAATTGACCTTTATTTCAAAGTTTGTAGTAGTAAGAATACTGCATCCAACATCTAGCATTTATTAGTGACTTATTTATCAGGTGGCTTGAACTTACAACGGTAGAAAGAGACCTAGCACAATATTATGATGAAGTGCATTGACATTAGGAatattctttctagcttataTAACTCACCTTTGGAATCATGTGTCACTCCTTTAATAAGGTAGTTGGCTTATGACAGGTAGTTAactaatttatcttattatagAGAAGGAGATGCTTGAACAACCTATTCTCAAACAACTCATTAACAACTTAATTCGATGGAATTGTTTGATCTTAAAAGAGAACTTCTATAATTTCGCACGGAAGGGGTTATTTCTTGGTTTCGTCCAGTCATTAATAACtagattatttttatgtaatagtAGATGGAAACAACACTTGTAAGGAGTCCTATTAAGCTTGTTGAGAAAGCATGAGGACTGAACATGTTTAATCCAGTTGACTATATACAATTGGTGCATGCATTGACCCAAAATCCTCATATGACATAAAGTGAAAGTCCTAGTTTTGAACTGCCCCAGTGTTCACATAAACTTCTCAAACCAATAGGATTTGCATCATACACGATCTTCCTGTTAAAATTACAGTAGAATCACCAAACCAGGAAGCTGTACAGCTTGAACAATATTGGTGTTAAAAGGATGCAGGGTTTCCTTTAGATTATTTAAAGTAGCATGTAATTTGTATCCAGGCATGAAAATAGACTGGCCAACCAATATATACGCATCAAGCCTAGGTTCATGGCACCAAAATTTCTACTTCAATTGCCTCTAGAAATAAGCAACCCttagaaggaaaagaaagaagagaacacgagtgaggaggaggaggagatagaATTTACCTCTATTAGCTGCATTAGCAACAGTATAACCACCAACATATCTGGCAGAGTTTTTGGTTGTAACATCTGAAGCAACTTTCCCAAGCCCAAATGCAAAAGAGCCAGAGCCCTCTAGATCTGGAGAAGATGACTGCCAGGTAGTATCACCATAAAATGAACCACTTCCATATAAGTTTCCCATAGGTCCATGATCATCACTTGATGCAGCAAATGATGATGGTGCAGCATTACTTCCACTGTTTCTTCCATAACCGCCAACTCCAGACCTGAAAGCACTATCTGCATGGGCGTAACTTATGTTGCCACTACTAGGGGTAGAATCTCTGCCTCCACCTTCTCCTGAAATGTTAGAGGGACCCCAAATTGCTCGAATACTGGCAAAATCACCTCCAAGTCCAGCACTGCTCCTTTCAGACCTCATAAAGTCATTAGAGTTTGCAGAATTTGCATTATAACTAAGACTCTCATTTGCCCCCTTGTTCTGATTTATCAAAGTTAATACAGAACTAGTTCCACCACTACCCCCAACATACCCAATGGGGCTGTTATACCTGTTTTGACTTCCACTGTAGAAAGGGTTCGGTGCACGTCCATAGCCAATATTAGAACTGAAGTTACCATTTCCCCCATAGCTTGGATTTGATCCAGGTTCAAAACTCAGTCCCATCCCATAACCAGAAGGACTAAATTGAGGATATCCGCTTCGGCCAACTGGAACTGGACTGAATCTGCCATCCATTCTCGCTCCATACCCTCCAACTGAGCTTGGATTAAATCCCGGAGTGTACGCATTAAGGAAGCTACTAACTCTACTCAGGCCATAGTTATAGCCACCTAACAAGTTCCGACTTGGCCCAGGAGATAACTCCTTGGGGACAGCACGCTTAACCTCAACCATTTTACCGTTGAGTTCATGAAAAGTTTTGAGCAACACTTTGTCCACTGCTTCTTCTGAATCAAATGTGATGAACCCAAACCCTCTGGGCCTCTGGGTGTTGTGATCATACATGACAACTACATCTGTGATATTaccaaattgatcaaaataatttttaaagtcaCTCTCTGTGACTGTTGATGCTAAGCCTCCTACAAATATCTTTTTTGTACGGGCAGGAACTGGAGACCCCTGCAGGCTGCCATTGTTTTTGTTCAGAACATGTTGATCTTCCCTAGGCACAGCTTTCTTTGCTTCAACCTGAGAATGAAAGGCAACTGCTTAGAAACAAGTTATAAATTTAAAGCAAGCACACAATCTTATATATGAAGTTCACACTTTCTTTCTCAAGCAATGTTCTCATGAACATTGACAACTTGTGGACTTCTGGCCTTTCTTCTTGAGCTATCAAGATTTTTATATCTTTCTTGAAGTACTCGAGCAGGGTGTAAACTAATTCAAAGCTCATTTGAGAAAACTGAATCAGCCAAGCAACACTACATAAAACTCTTCCTttactaaaatttatttaatgtctAATGCCTGGCCTCTTTCTGTTTTGAGTACAAAACTCAATTATGCTTTGTATCATAGTTAAGCCATTCCAACTTAATTATCACAAGTAGCCTACAAAAACTCACAATCTGGATAAATGCAcctcaaacaaacaaaacatgaAATGAATAATATTGGTTTAATAGACAAAAGGCAAACCAATTCCTAATAATTCTATGCTGTCATAAGTTTCAGGTCGATTCAGAACACTGCAAGATTCAATAGAACAGCTCTTGCTTGATTCTTGGGATTCGATGCTTCAATTTGCAATGTTAGAAAAATACTGATCGAAATATGTTGAGCAAAATCCCTAGTGCCAACGATATTGATTTCAAATGCACAACTTACAGTTCTACCATCTATCATGTGCTTTTCCCTAACAACTCTTTCTGCGATAGCAGGGTCAGCAAAGATAACAAAACCGAAACCACGGGCACGACCAGTGTTCCGATCCTTCATTATCACAGCTTCCATAACCTCACCAAAGGTTTGGAAATACTCTCTCAGGCGGCCTTCATTTGTGTCCCAAGATATTCCACCTATGAATAGCTTTCCAGGCTCCGTTTCCATTCTGTAACCACATCGCACAGCTTAGTTACTCATAGAGTGAATTCAAATCTAATTGAATCTCTAAACGATCACCTCTGGGAACATAAACCAGATCTAAAGAATAGCATGCAATTGCATCAAAGCAAATTCATATGGGATTCAATTCCCACTCTTATATTTCTGTgagaaaataaaatctaacCTTTCATCTGTAAGATGTATTCAGTAGAAACATCATAATGTAGATTAAACAAGGACAACCATACCTTTCCAGACAATCTACACGGAAATTGGAGACCCTGCGATATGCGAGGAAATGGGTATTATTGAAATCAAACAAAAAGAATCGGATCTTCGGCAGATCAAAAACCGATCAGAGAACAATATAGGATTCCTGGAAAACCGAGAAgaacaattaaattttgaaatgataTCACCAACCCAGAATTGTAAGGCACAAGGCATAGCCAGCCTAATTACCAATTGAAAAAGACCCAGacgagagaagaagagaatcaaGATCTGAGAGGAAGCACAGAAAGAGCAGAGGGCAGAAGGCCCTCTCCTTTTCCTCTCTTCCTTTGCTCTTCTTCCAATTTACTGTTTATTCAATGCCCAAAGATGCAATCTTTTCATCAAgtggaagagaaaagagaggcgATGTATTTACAACAGAAATGCTTAATAATACATAATGGACAGATAtaaggggtgtgtgtgtgtgtgtgggtaatatatatatgcagagagagagagtgggtgtGGTGAGAGCGAGCTTTGGCTATATTCCCGTGTAAGAAACACAGAAGCGGAAACAATGGACGATGTTGACTTGCTCAGTTTTGCTAGTGTTGGTCTAAAACATGGCATTTTTTACCTTCctttttttggtaaaaaaaaatcactttccTCTCCATTTCTATATATTCTATTCATCTGGATTTTAGCAAGCTCGATTTGTTTGAATTCTTAAATAGTTTTGATCTCCTTGGGGTTGGGACATGGTTTTGGTCTTCCAGTGAAAGggttctctttttttctttataatgtGAATGgacatattattatattaagtaCCTTGGTAACAAGTAGTTTTCTATACTGCAGTAATGAATGTGATTAGCCCACCAACCAACCATTTTGACATGAGAATAGccatttggttttgaaaataataaaggagaaggagagggCATGAATAAGATAAGTGATGGAAGTGATTGAGAGGCAACCGATATGATTGATTCATGGTTGATTTAAGTTAAGAGAAACTTTTTaacatggggggggggggggggggggggttatgtTTATGGTTATTCTTCTAATTGTTAACTCTTAAATGTTGTTACATGAAGTTTccctttattttatattccctCAAAGATGGAAGCTTTCCTATTAAATGCCTTGTTTTTTCTATACAGCAATAGTTACTTCACCTTTATGTATGACTGGCCTACTCCATTATTAATTAATCGTTGAACTAGTCTGTCATCTTGCTTGACGCTGCCTTATTATATCTGCAAATTGCAACCCACAACACAGCCACCTGCTTGCTTGCTGTATATGGATGAGCCACAAGGCGTACTCCTGTGGAAAACATATATATGCTTCCCACTTCATCGTCAATCAAGCTGCAGCTTTAATTAACAGTGTGTTTGCTAATTATTCCAAGTTATTAAACGTatgttatataattaattaattaatatttttcaaaacgtTTACTCTGCAgagaatatataattttcaaatgtaAACGGAAGGAGTTAATCAGAAGAAAGCTGGAGATGTGTCAAAGATGGACGTGATTAGTTGTTTAAAAGCTTTATGCAACACACAGATAAGCAAATGAATTGTCACCAAATGCATGTATTACTGTATTAGTCACATATATGTATGGTTGGTTAGTTAATTGATTAATATTCAAGAGTTGCACATGCGTGATGTTATTATAGGCCTAGGCCCTCTTCACCatagcaattaattaataaaatgtggACAAGTCCAGTCAACTATGGTTAAACTCGGTCCCTCACAGCTAGCTTAGGTTAATATCTTTCATGAGGccccatcatcatcatcatcatcatcatcatgacCCAAAGtgtaatatttatgaaaacaagGGACCAACTCTCTCCATCCTATCCTATTTGTAGATGAACACGAGCACACTGGATTCTCCCTCCAGGTTTCCCTCCAACCCAGAAGGAAGAAACAACCCTCAAAAATGGATTTCATAGGAACCCACAATCCAACCCtcctgctctctctctctccctctccctctctctgaaTTGAAGGGCAACTGGTTCATGTCATCTCTTTCGCGAATGAAATCACTATTCACTCCGACTTTCATGTGCTTTACCCCTAATCTCTCCAAAGCCCCACCTTTCTTTCTCTGCAACCCCAAATCTCTGCAAAACCCTAGTTATTTCTCCCATGTAAAACCCCTCATTTGTTGCCACAGTTCCCCAATTTCTTCAGACTCCATCCACACTTCCACTTCGAATACGGACGCGTCTCAGCCCCCTACCGGCGAAATCCACCTCATCGTTGGCCCGATGTTCGCCGGAAAAACCACCACTCTCCTCCGTCGGATCAAGTCCGAGCATATTCATGGAAGGTTTGTTTCCTTTTAATCTTGTTGTGTTTGGTTGAGTTTCAGGTTTGAGTTCGGGTTCATTCTTGCATCTTATGCTCTTTCCTTTACCCAAAAGACACCTCTTTTATTCCATTTTGTTCTGTTTTATTGGACTGCAAGATGTTTCTTTGAAAGATTTAAACTATCTTGGGTAACTCCACGTGTATTTGTGGATTATTTTGCTATTCTATTGGCTGAAAATGTCCTTTCGCGAATGATTCGAAGCTTCTTGTGGACATATGATGTTTTAAACAATAATGGACGTGTGTTTGTCTTTTTATTTAACCATCTGACATCACTCAGCCCTCGTAACTGAATTTCAGCAGTGGCAGCAAAAGTGACTCATTCTAGCCTTTCACTTTCTCCGTTTTTGAAGTTTTAATATATGTATGGTAAGACACTTTGAGACAAATTGGTGGCTGGGCAACTGAAATGATGTTTAGATGTTAAATAGCATCACTATGATTATTATCATCATGAACCAATAATGCAACATATAGTTCTAGTCCAGTCATATTTCTCAAATTAGATCATTGTCATCATTTTTAAGAACTTTATCTGGTTCTATACGTGGAATTTATTGACTCGTACAAATTTGTAGTACCTCCAGATGAATGTAATCAGTTGCTATAATAATGATTCAGGCCCCCTAACTTCTGTCTTCATCATTCAACAATATATTAAGTCTTAGGAATGACATCTCAAAGCTTCTTATCTCCATCTTGATCATTGGTTGATCTCCTTAGTAGCAGTTTTCAGGCCAAGGTTGCCAACAATTCCATCCATTTGGATAGGACGCTAAGAGGTCTATGCTTATCAGGAAGATTGAAAGAAGCAATTGGGTTGCTATGGCATGCAGGATTACAGGTGTATCCCGAAACCTATTCTCTTCTTTTACAAGAATCCATATTTAGGAAACAGTATAGATGGGGAACTAGAATCCATGCTCAGATGGTTGTTGTGGGCTTTATTCCCAAAGAATATTTGATAACCAAATTGCTGATATTGTATGCTAAAGCTGGGGATCTAGTAACGGCGAGCCTTCTGTTCAATGAGTTGCCAAACATAAGCTTAATTTCATGGAATGCAATAATTGCTGGGCATG from Diospyros lotus cultivar Yz01 chromosome 8, ASM1463336v1, whole genome shotgun sequence carries:
- the LOC127808866 gene encoding ras-related protein RABA5a-like is translated as MTFYTEEEQTQDYLFKIVLVGDSAVGKSNLLARFARNEFYANSKSTIGVEFQTQKMDIDGKEVKAQIWDTAGQERFRAVTSAYYRGAVGALLVYDISRRQTFGNIGRWLNELHTHSDMNVVTVLVGNKSDLKDAREVSTAEGKALAEEQGLFFIETSALDSSNVVAAFQIVVKEIYNILSRKVIQTQENKKQDATWAGNGKTVVLEEDGNQEPGQTTKAGCCSS
- the LOC127808854 gene encoding heterogeneous nuclear ribonucleoprotein 1-like — protein: METEPGKLFIGGISWDTNEGRLREYFQTFGEVMEAVIMKDRNTGRARGFGFVIFADPAIAERVVREKHMIDGRTVEAKKAVPREDQHVLNKNNGSLQGSPVPARTKKIFVGGLASTVTESDFKNYFDQFGNITDVVVMYDHNTQRPRGFGFITFDSEEAVDKVLLKTFHELNGKMVEVKRAVPKELSPGPSRNLLGGYNYGLSRVSSFLNAYTPGFNPSSVGGYGARMDGRFSPVPVGRSGYPQFSPSGYGMGLSFEPGSNPSYGGNGNFSSNIGYGRAPNPFYSGSQNRYNSPIGYVGGSGGTSSVLTLINQNKGANESLSYNANSANSNDFMRSERSSAGLGGDFASIRAIWGPSNISGEGGGRDSTPSSGNISYAHADSAFRSGVGGYGRNSGSNAAPSSFAASSDDHGPMGNLYGSGSFYGDTTWQSSSPDLEGSGSFAFGLGKVASDVTTKNSARYVGGYTVANAANRGIAA